One window of the Salvelinus fontinalis isolate EN_2023a chromosome 2, ASM2944872v1, whole genome shotgun sequence genome contains the following:
- the LOC129829179 gene encoding plexin domain-containing protein 1-like, with amino-acid sequence MCLSVLLLIFLSQAELGRVWAQQQTEMRYHVNGQQHEKPSHRSPREPWLGDTRVAREVLGGGLTIDTLPDNMTHLVEDAGRYYTWRSFGPDDQRTDELWVDLNDLEHGQVRMHGILSNTHRQAAKVALSFDFPFYGHYLRQITIATGGFIFMGEVTHRMLTATQYIAPLMANFDPSFSKESTVQYLDNGEVFVVQWERVRLHGREAEGAYTFQAALHLTGTITFSYRDIPLPVEVISSAEHQVKAGLSDAFMVNLPSPSPQSSDAQRRLYEYHRVDIDTTKITNNSAFEFTALPTCLQHDSCELCLSSNLTSGCTWCNVLQRCSDGMDRHRQEWLDYACSEEAKDVTCEDYSKGGPGSSIDPSVPSDSEVTTPLGPLPEGPAMENDTKRVILYNGEDVKTGPPRQHDGSAHTGVIAGVVAALVLLLALTLLALYINSHPSAASPLYILQRRNSYWPSMKFRKQGFHSSYAEVEVEGHEKEGVMEAGQC; translated from the exons AGATGCGGTATCATGTGAATGGACAGCAGCATGAGAAGCCATCACACAGGTCCCCCAGAGAGCCGTGGCTGGGTGACACCAGGGTGGCCAGGGAagtactgggaggaggactgacCATTGACACCCTACCAGACAACATGACACACTTAGTG GAGGACGCTGGTAGGTATTACACATGGCGTAGTTTTGGCCCTGATGACCAACGCACAGATGAACTCTGGGTAGATCTAAACGACCTAGAACATGGCCAAGTCAGAATGCATGGCATTTTGTCcaatacacacagacaggctGCG AAGGTTGCCCTCTCATTTGACTTCCCCTTCTACGGACATTATTTGAGGCAGATTACCATAGCAACAGGAG GGTTTATTTTCATGGGAGAGGTCACACACCGCATGCTGACAGCAACACAGTACATCGCTCCCCTCATGGCCAACTTTGACCCCAGCTTCTCCAAGGAGTCTACAGTGCAGTACCTGGACAATG GTGAGGTGTTTGTGGTGCAGTGGGAGCGGGTGAGACTCcatgggagggaggcagagggggcATACACCTTCCAGGCTGCCCTGCACCTTACAGGGACCATCACCTTCAGCtacagagat ATACCTTTGCCAGTGGAGGTGATAAGTTCTGCTGAGCACCAAGTGAAGGCAGGGTTGTCAGATGCATTCATGGTGAAcctgccttccccttcccctcaaTCCTCAG ATGCCCAACGTCGGCTCTACGAGTACCATCGGGTGGACATCGATACAACTAAGATCACCAACAACTCTGCCTTTGAGTTCACTGCATTGCCTA cCTGTCTGCAGCATGACAGCTGTGAACTCTGCCTCTCGTCCAACCTAACCTCTGGCTGTACCTGGTGCAACGTCCTCCAGAG GTGCTCAGACGGAATGGACAGACACAGGCAGGAGTGGCTGGACTACGCCTGTTCAGAAGAG GCCAAAGATGTCACCTGTGAGGATTATTCCAAGGGGGGACCAGGCAGCTCCATTGACCCTTCAGTTCCCTCAGACTCTGAGGTCACCACTCCCCTGGGGCCCCTACCAGAAGGCCCTGCCATGGAGA ATGACACCAAACGTGTGATTCTCTACAATGGTGAAG ACGTGAAGACAGGCCCTCCGAGACAACACGACGGGTCAGCTCACACAGGAGTTATAGCAGGTGTAGTAGCTGCATTGGTGCTACTGCTGGCTCTGACACTGCTGGCTCTTTACATCAACTCTCATCCTTCTGCTGCCTCACCACTCTACATCctacag CGACGCAACAGCTACTGGCCATCCATGAAGTTCAGGAAGCAGGGATTCCACTCCAGCTACGCAGAGGTGGAGGTCGAAGGTCACGAGAAGGAGGGAGTCATGGAAGCTGGCCAGTGCTGA